The sequence AAAATTTAGTCAGAAAGGAAAATCTTCATGTCAGTATTTCAGCTTATGCATTCGTGTTCTTGTACTAGTATTTCTGTTGTTTTGCTATTGCCACGGTTGCTTAAATTATTGCTTTTgctttttcattaaaaatttatCATTTAGAGGCAAATTTTGGGACTGGGGTCCCTTGTGATCCTTGATGGTTATTAATTATTACATCTTTCCACGATAGCTTTTACAGAAGCAGATGGGTAAGTTATATATAATGTTGTGActtgaaaagaatgtttgaaTGTACGGTGGAAATTTTCAATCAAGACTCATACAACTGGAGCCTTGGAGTTATAAGTAGTTCtctttcattaaataaattagcAGAATATTTTGTAAAGTGCATCTTTATGACTTTTTATTCATGCTACTTGATGATACTTTTTATTTGgataagaaacaatttcattgatcAATGAAATAATTCAGAAGGATACGAAAGGGCCCTACTTGATCAAACCTTTTCTCCCtgtatatgttatattgttgcTTAGCTGGGATAACTCTTTTTCAGAAACATTTGGAAAGAGAACTGTTCATATTTCACAGAAGTACAATGTACACGTTTTTAAGTATGGGGATGTTGATAAGTTTGTATGCTGTTAGTGCACATCCTTCAGTTCTTTACTTTATCTAACGAAGAGAGTGGTTACAGATCAACCAGAGTCGTCCTCAAAGAGCAATAGGCCTACTGCTGATTCGGGAAATATTGAAGGTAAGTCGACTATACAGCAACAAAGTGCAGACATGAAAGCTACCAATGCTGTCAAGTCTGCTTCCCATGTAGAAAAAGTCGAAGAAAAACCTAGCTGCTCTGAAACAAGACCGAAGGAAGGTAATATCTCTCTCTGGATCTCTGCTTTTTATCACTGTTCGTGGCTgagggaattttttttttccagcatGGTATTTTACCCCAAGTAGTGAATGAATTCAAATTCTACGTACATGGATATTGTTTTAGAAACACGAACCAATAACTTAATAGTGAAATTCATTTAGAGATCCTTCCATCTCATAGTTTCTGTAATTTTGTTCTCAGATTTGTAAATTGTACTCTTAGTGGACCAATGTGTtcttttttgtaattgttaattAGAATACATCTTATGTTTCCTCTAGTTGTGGAAGCTGTTCCTGTTCAAAATCAGGCTGCCTCTCAGAAACTTCTTCACAAAATGAGTCAACAAGATGGAAAGCGTCGCCCTTTCAGTAATAGAAACCATAGGGGCAAAGGCAGAATGGAAGATCAGGTGGTCTATACTCTTGAAGAATACGAAAGGAGGAAATCTGGGACAAGTCAATTACCCAAAGAGACATCTTCCTGTACGAATCCTGACGAAGAACTTGCACGACAGCTTCAAGATCAATTTGATTTGGAAGACTCTCATGTTAGTATCAATCCATTTTCTTAGGCATATGCTTCTAATGTAGCATCTTACTATTCTTCACATTAAATGTTTGATATTGGCTGCAACTTGTCTAGGTACAAGAGAGTGCAAGCAGAACGAACGCGGAACATATAAGAATGAGCATGTTCAACTACGAAAGGGATACATATACACCACACAGTGGTGGTGGGAGAGGAAGGGGAGGAGGACGAgggagaagaggaagaggacGGGGAAGAGGAAGGCATTATTGAATGGTTACATGTTCCTCTTGCATTCAAATGTTTTATctacaattttgattttttcgtGTTTTATGATCAGTTCTATCTAGGTCTGGCTTGAACTTGTTTCGAGTATTTTGTTACCAAGTTTTGGCTTAGGTTCAGTTGATTGGTGTATAGGCATACTTTTAGTTGAATTACACTACTTGGATTATTACTTAGCACTGATAGTTCAATTGGTGAAGCTCAAATGAACATCATTTTGGATATGGacttcccaaaaaaaaaaaaaaaaaaaaaaaaaaaaaaaaaaaaaaaccaaaaacaaaaagaagagtTTCATGGTTGTACTTCTTTAATAAATTACTTGTTTCTCCCCTTAACCATGGTTTTATAGACAACAACTTTTGTTTTTGTAGATACGCATATGCAAACTTTGGTGTGTTGAGATCCAACCTAATTAGAAAAATGCAAATATTCGTGTTGGATCCAACGATAATGTGCAATTCTACATTATTGTTACAAGATTTTGTTTACATCAAGGAAATCAAGTGAATGGGTTTAACTGTTTAATCTTATTCTACTCTGTTTTCACGAATGACATGTTGTTtggataaaatatcaatattgatggatgtttctataagtaaaaaaaattataaaatctatttaGATTGATAGTAAGTTATTTTTATCTCAAACTAAGTTTTGGATATTGTTATTGGTATTTCTATTCATATTGGACTAAaatatgacattttttttatgagcATCTATAAAAATATGTTGGAAATTTCTATGGAATATTTAATATCAATGCCGAATCTTCGATTTATAGATATATCGATAGATATTTTCATCCTTAGTTCGTTTAATATTGATAGATTTAGGATTTAGGGTTTTTGGATTAAAAGAgtcaattttttatgttttaggagcatttataaaaatatgttgGAGAGTTTCATGGAATATTTAATATCAACGTCGAATCCTTCGATTTATAGATATATCGATAGATATTTTCACCCTTAATTCTTTTAATATTGATAGATTTAGGATTTAgggtttgacattttttatgttttatgtgGGATATTTTCTTGgaatatttaatatcaatttgtGCCTGTGTGCCTGCTTGTTTGCTTGCTttaattgaataattattttgtatatattaggaggtttaagaaattatttcaaacaaGGAATGTCACGAGAAAGTaattatttaaagtttaaattgcaAATTTGGTTTCTAGGTTTGAAGAAAGAATTTAATcgttatagttttaaaattaaaacatagtctttatagtttgataaaatttcataaatagttcatatggtttgataaaattatcataaataacCCCTACCATATAGATTTTCTATGAGGGTTTTATCAAATCACATACTAGATTCTAATtggactaaattctaactttttccAAATTATAGATACGAAATTTACAATTCAACCttattcaaatgtttttttttttgttgaaaaactaagtatttaattagaaaagaaattagTAAACTAAAACCAACTAAATAAGGATTAATCTTACTAGGGACGAGCTCCTTAGTTGAAATATTCGTATCTCTAAGGACAAAAATAACTATCGGTATGCTGGTATATCCTTAAATTAAAGGATTCGATATCGATACTAAATATCTTTGGATATCTCTAATATCTTTTAATAATGTTTGTTCATGAAAAAAAGTCATCTATTTAAGTTCAATATTAACATGAGTTGAATCCAGAAATTTTATTGAGGTTTTGATAATTGAAGAGTTGATAAGGAAGGAAAatctgaaaaaataaatataagaagCGGGGCTTGAACTTGAGTTTAGATGGGTCTAGATGCCATATTTAACAGTGAGCTAACTATTGATACAAATATTatgttatttatatatatatatagagagagagagagagagagcataAAGTTAAGGTGAATCTATATTAAATCCATCGGTGAACATGAGTactaataacaatatgtataactTAGTTTGAGAGtaaaaacatattaattattaatctaaataaattttataaagtcTGTGATTTACAAAAATATTCATTGACTATCaatattttgttaatatattcGTAGAAAATGAGATGTCGATAATATCAACATCgatattttaatcttaataTCTCACATTTATTATAcaaacatttctttttttttttttgtttttggttaaGTGATGTTGGATCCCCACCCAGATTGTTGAACTAGAATGAATAAAGTTTATAGAAAGAACAGGCGAAACGGAAAGTGACCATACTCGACTTATACAAAACCGTTTTGAAATGACCATATTATCCtgaaacaatttcaaaatccCGGTGATGTCCTCAAAGCCTCCAAATTCCGTGGACGGTAAAACCTCATGCAAGCTTGTTGGAACCACGTAGCTCACTCTTTTGTTTCTTCATTTAGATGAAACGGATGATTTGATTCAATTCCAGAATTTCGAACTTTGCAGTTCAATTTAACAGTCGCAAACGCTCTCTATCTGGAGAAGCTAAGCGACTTGAAGATAAAAAATGGAGTATCATCTGATTCAACCTTCTGTCGCCGTAATAATCTCATCAATTATTGCTATCAGAGCATACCGAAGAAAATCGTTGGACCTCTCTGGAGCTATCGCCGGATTTATTGTCATGTTGATTCATTTCCCTATCAGCTATAGGTTTGTCAATTCACTATAGCTGATTGGTTACTGGAATCTGAATCTTGGTTGTTTTATTTGCCTATGTGATTGTGAATTTCCGAGTTCGATCTGGATTGTTGAATTGATGTTATCATGAATTCGTTCTTTGAAGGTTCGGTGTTGTGCTTCTTGTATTCTTTTTTACGgtggtcatgctcccactcCATGTCATTCaaagtactcgagagagaagTTTTTGAGTCTCAAAATGTAAGTGTAATCTAGCCACAATATGTTTATTCAGTTGTTAAATGTACACTAACCATCTTATTAGATTGGATCCCTAATGCAGACAAAAGTCAAAGAGGGTTTTGTCATGTCTGATGCTGAGAAGGAGTTTCGGGATACCTCAATTGATAGACGGGGTGTAAGGCAAGTACACTCCGACATTGAGAGTTCAGAGAGTAGCAGTAGTTCAAACGATAGTTCTGAAGGTGGCAAAGGTGATGAGCAGGATAATTTAGAAGGTGGAGTGAGGGACGACGAATCTGATGCGGACATGAACATCCACCAGTCTACTTACACACCTCCAGCGAGGATATGTTTCATGATGTGCTGGTGGGTGACGTACGTCCGGTGCCTGAGGAGGAGCGTTCTGTCCCTGAGGAGGATCGTTCTGAGCCTGAGGTTTCGGGCCCCAAGAAAGGAGCCAATGTTAATCCTCTTATATGTTCGTACCTACGGAGTATTGACAGCTCAACATCGAGCTTGGATGGCCGTATATCGAAGTTGGAGACGGACAAGAGAGACATCAAAGCACAATTATCAACCATTTTGTCTCTATCACAGTCTATGAAGGGTTCCACAGTGTTTGAGGCGATGAGGTCCCCCACTCCACAGACAGGCCACGATACCACCATGTCATCTACCCCACCTACACCTAGGTCACCTACCCCGCCTCTAACTAGGTCGCCTACCCCACCTCTACCTAGGTCACCTATCCCACCTCGACCTAGGTCGCCTACCTCACCTTTACCTACCTCACTTGTACAACCTGACACTATACATCTCGATTCATTTATACAACCGAAGAAGTATAAGGTATCTCGATTCATAGGCATAATCATTATGTGATTTGAAAATCTCTTTCTTCATATTTGTTATTGACATGTTcaccattttgttatatttctgTAGGTTATGGTCGATAGTGGAAAAAAAACAcataagagaaaggttgttgATAAATACACACCTCCGGTCgaaccaaagaagaaaatagCAAAACAAAAGGAAAGTGAGGTTCAACTTCCTTTGAACTGTCCGGATACTAAGTACCCTCTCTCTGGGGAACCTATAGCACAGTTTAAAGCCGCGATCCAGTACTTCTTGGAGCATGAGGTTCCACATGCTGAATTCACAAAAATGGTGAACTGGATTGCCGATAAGAATACAGATAACGAGATTCGAGAAAATGCATTTTGGTCATTATCCACGTCCTTTTTCCAGGAGTTGACTGAACCAAGTTCAGGGTTGAGTGTGATGTAAGTTTACGATCCTTGTACTTTTTACCAATTACATACAATGAACTTTGCTCTCCTAATGTATATCTTGTTCTGGATGCAGACCCTAAATATCTTTCTTTAGTTCGTAAAAGATAAATTCTATAGGCAACCGGAAATGTATATGAACAGATTCACCATACTGCCAATTGGAATAATGGTAACCATTTATTACACTTCTGAATATGACTACGTTGGTTGATTATTATGTGtttttaatattcattttcCTGTGTAGAGTCACCTTAATGCTCAAGATGGGgttctacaaacatattaagAACAAGTCGGCTTTGCATGTTGCCATAGCATGAGGGAAGAGACGTATCTGGATTATGTCATGGGTAAATTCGACGTCAAGTGGTTAGATGTGGACTTCGTGTATACGGCAACAAACATTGATCAACACTGGATGTTGATTGCATTCAATTTAAATAGGGGTCGTTTGTTCGTATTCAATTCACTACCATCCATGACATCGAAAAACAAGATGGAGTCTTGCCTTGAACCATTGACTTACACCTTACCATCGCTTCTTCACTACTGTGACTTCAAACGTTGGAAGCCGGACATAAAAACATCTCATTGGAAAATATCCCGACCTACTGCTACGAAAACACAACACGGGTTGCTAGATTGTGGAATATTTGTAGTAAAATTCTTAGAGCATCTAGTGATGGGTAGATCCCCTTCTGTAATCACTCAGTTGAAGATGAGTGACTATAGGATTCAGTTGGCATGTCAGTTGTAGACGAACACTCTATATTATTGATGTAcatgtatattatgtatattattGATGAAATTTTACTAACATGTTATTTGAATTGTTAGTGTAAAACTAACATGAATAGACAAACATTTGAATAACATGAAtagataaaattgattaaattccAGAAATGTTCATGAATAGACAACCAATTGACTAAATTTAGTGAGATTAGCGAGACATTTCCAGAGATTTGTGAATAGACAAACTTGAGTGAACTTGTGTAAGTGATAACGAGATTAGCGAGACATTTCCAGAGATTAGACAAACTTGAGTAAAGTTGTGTAAATGATGGCGAAATTAGCAAGATTAGCGAGACATTTCCAGAGATTTGTGAATAGACAAATTTGAGTAAAGTTGTGCAAGTGACAGTGAGATTAGCGAGAAGAGCGAGATATTCCCAGAGAGAGTGAGACATTTCCAAAGATTCGTAAATAGACAAACTTGAGTAAAGTTGTGTAAGTGATAGCGAGATTAGCAAGACATTTCCAGAGATTCGTGAATAGACAAACTTGAGTAAAGTTGTGTAAGTGATAGCGAGATTAGTGAGATTAGCAAGACATTTCCAGAAAGAGCGAGACATTTTGAGAGATTCGTGAATAGAAAAACTTGATTAAAGTTGTGTAAGTGATAGCGAGATTAGCGAGAAAGTTCCAGAGAGAGCGATATATTTTCAGAGATTCGTGAATAGACAAACTTGAGTGAAGTTGTGCAAGTGATAACAAGATTAGCGAGACATTTACAAAGATGCCAACCTGAGTAACATTTCCAGAGAGAGCGACACAAACTTAAGTAAAGTTGTGTAAGTGATAGCAAGATATTACAAACTTGAGGATTACATTGAGGATTTATGAATAGATTAACTAGAAAAAGATATACATTTGAAATCGACAAGTCTGACTATGTACATTGAGAATTACAAGTGGCACATAGAAAATCACACTCGACCGACATTTGAAtcatttggatttaattcaGTAGGTCACCTAGACGTGAGCGGTTCACTGCAGTTTTGTCGATTATGCCCGTAGTTCCcacacactacaagaaatcgaACTTCTTCCGACGTCACAATTCACCGAGAAAGGGTGGAAAATGCATCGGGAGAGCCTCTCCCGATGAATAAGATCATCGGGAGTTTGGTCAGGAAAAACCCGTCGGGAGAGGAACTCCAGACGTATGAAAGGAAGGTGTCAGGAGTTAGTCgaagaactcccgacgcatgTATAGGGTGTCGACAGTTGGAGGAACTCCCGATGCCCTATACATTGCTCAGGAGTTCTTCGACTAACTCCCGATGCATTGTTCTATGCGTCAGGAGTTCTCGAACTCCCGACGGTTTGTTTCATGTGTCAGGAGTTACAAGAACTCCCGACGCAGTAAAATATGCGTGGGGAGTTCCTTCATAGTTGAAAAttgtcttttaaatatttttaatttatagtttgtaattttttaaaatttgatctaaaTAACCTGttaaacataattaaccaacttaAACAGATTCACATAATAAACAAAACATTCACAAATGTTATAATCGTCCAACCAAacttcataaatttcataaacaaaacatCTACAAATGTTATAATCATCCAACCAAACTTCATAAACTTCATAAGCAAAACATTCACAATGTTATAATCGTCgaaccaaacttcataaataaataagaacacattagaacttcataatCGTCCAACCAAActttataaatttcataaacaagaacgaacacacataaaactcaaactttctctccaaaatggtttaaaccaatctcaacccaccccccacaacacattagaacttcataaacattcataaacacacaagaactccaagttcaacgacaaaacgagtataatcaaactctacccatCCCCCATGACAAACATGAAACCTTCCTAACatcaaaaaacacacaaatttcataaacaagaacgaacacacataaaactcaaactttctccccaaaatggtttaaaccaatctcaacccaccccccacaacacattaaaacttcataaaaacattcataaacacacaagaactccaagttcaacgataaaacgagtataatcaaactctacccaccccccacgacaaacataaaacctcccgaacataaaaaaaacacacaaaaacgaAAAAACGACAAAAAACATATCAAAATCCAGTTGTTTGGCTATAATAATTGcaggatagccaacaattctttatcataaagctacttaaGATATAACTACTTTGTTACCATAACTAcaggatagcaacatattatataactaaataatgtagtaatcTTACCTAATTCGATGGGCCTTCTCTTTGTGGTCGTATCATgttttcaatcatttttttcatttcttccatttgtcttgcatgatcctctttcatttgtttctgaacattttcaaatttcttaatCCTCGACTGAGACTATTCGAAATTAGCTGTCAATTCCTCTATTCCCCTCTTCGTTGCTTGAGTAGATGACGAACTCGATGAGTTGCTACCCCTTCTTGACTTAGGTTTAGGGCCCCAACCTAGGCCCCTTTTGAATATCCGGGTCGTCTACCCAAAACTGTCTCACAGATTTCATCCCCTGTTAGTGGTTGAGAACCTTCTAGAGTGGGTTGAATTGTAATTCTAACATTTGATTCtagacatattaattaaatgtgtaagtaCGAGCGACTGAAgttagaaataaaaaacaacacgatagtaaaacaaaaaatgttacatgtgcATTTTCAGCTACCTCATTCACGAACTTGCCATTTTTATAGTGTGTTTccctaaataggtcaacacgtcctattttTCAATCTTTCTTTGCCTACAACTCTGCCTGAATTTGCAGAAATGACTTCGATCTGCCTACGTGGTCAAATgataatttctctctattcttcctgTTTGTCTCCGACATTTCCtacatttcaacaaaaaaataaataacaaatattctATAATAGTAAATGCAGGAAATGATACACGCcttaaattattttaacctGAAACGTTTCACTCTCGAAGCGGTCACACAAAAAATACCAATCTTCTGGCCTATTTTTAAGCCAGCTAGGCAAGTTGACACGTGCTTACTGAGGATCTCCACATTTCCTGTAATGTCTGTGCAAATCtgctctaaattctttgaaggagtttcgcatttgatgttctataaaatgGTTAAGTCGTTAACTGGACAGATCAAGTTCGAAATGAGGCTATAAAAGAATGAAGGACGGATTAGCATATATGATGTTCATGACTCTTAGTCTACAATTGactctaaaagaataaacttataattacttaCCAATAATTGGCTCTTAGTCAATTCTATAAACTTGTTTGGAACCTCAGCAAAAGTACGACATTGTATTGGGAATGCAGATCTCACGACGACACCAATCGCATTATTAAATCGTATTGAATGTTGAGAAATCGGCTTTGTCTCCCCCTCATTTATCACGATTGTAATTCTGCCATGTTTTTTgacgtatttttccaacttgaTGTTTTGCAAATGCTCGCGTTTCCTCCGAGTGGATGCTGAGCTACTATCTGaggaataaaaaatgtaaaacagtttatgatgtatttcagttaacagaataaaaaatgtaaaacggTATATGATGTATTTCACCCATAGAAGATCCCGTGTTGCCTAGATATATCTCCTGGAATTTTTC comes from Benincasa hispida cultivar B227 chromosome 2, ASM972705v1, whole genome shotgun sequence and encodes:
- the LOC120070666 gene encoding tudor domain-containing protein 3, which codes for MADASVAVLETLRLRGWNFGDLDEVRAVIMIGSALADDPSSVVDSVESELINMDLRSIGGKSLPEPALLRKSSRILGPIVLQISSVKDISRSSLDGILKASNGRRLLRFGLTDGHTEITAIEYSHIPSIPDDIPPGTKVRLENKAPVYSGIACLGSKGLSVLGGVVPTLYEEWKMNQKYSGLSRTSIRLSQGGDVDGPPPFEKLQVGVPSQKFSQKGKSSYQPESSSKSNRPTADSGNIEGKSTIQQQSADMKATNAVKSASHVEKVEEKPSCSETRPKEVVEAVPVQNQAASQKLLHKMSQQDGKRRPFSNRNHRGKGRMEDQVVYTLEEYERRKSGTSQLPKETSSCTNPDEELARQLQDQFDLEDSHVQESASRTNAEHIRMSMFNYERDTYTPHSGGGRGRGGGRGRRGRGRGRGRHY